CGTAATAAAACTATCCCCCTTCTTAAAATACGCCTTCAACTTCATCCCCGATTCATAAGGCACCGTCCTGTCATCCGTACCATGAATAATCGTAACCGGCGCCGTCACTTTCTGCAAATACTCATTCGTCGGAAACTTATAATTCAACATAAACCCATAAGGATAAATCGGCGCCATCTTCATCGCCATATCCGTCAGGTTATAATAAGGCGCCTCCAATACAAGTCGCTTACAATCCCTGATACTAGCCAGTTGCGCAGCAATACCTGTTCCCAAAGACCTGCCGTAAATGATAATACTATCCGGCGAAAATCGAGACCTCGCCACCTGGTACATCTGCAATGCATCCGCATACAGATCATCTTCCGTCAATGGACCCGTACTCTTCCCAAAACCAGGATAATCCATCATCAACACCTCATACCCATGTTTGGCAAAGTACTGACTCACGTAAGCATAATAAGATACATTCTGTGCATTCCCATGAAAATACACCACAATCCCTCTCGGCTGTTCAGCTTTAAAAAGGAGCGCATTGATGGTGGTCTTGTCATTCACCCTGATATTCATCTCCTGAAACGGCACATCAAAATGATAGGTAGCATCAGCTGCCGTTACAATCGGATGGAAGATCAGTTTCTTCTGGAAAAAGTACAGGAGTGCACCAGCCAGTACATATACCACTAAGATCCAGGTTAATACCTTTCGAAACATGTAAGTTTTATTTAGTCTTCAATATCCGGTACTAATTCCAGTCCATAAGCTTCTGCGGTGAGCAGGCCATTGGCTTTGGTAGTAGCCAGGATCCCGGCATCGGGGTTGAGTGTATGAGTTTGGTATACGTTATGGAGGTAATCCATACTATAAAGTTTATTCGCCAGGCCATCGGGTACACCGGCCAGGTATTTCAATACCTCATTTACGATCAGCATACCGGTAGCGCCATGCGTTACACCGATAGCACCAGCATCAAAATTGGTATATTCATCAATCAGGTTAATATTGCAACGGTAAGACGCTGCCGCATCACCACTGGATGGCGCGATATTAAACCCAGCCCACCAGGAGATCCAGTTATGTACCTCGCCAATTACAAAAGGTTTACCTTTTGCGATACAGGCATCATTCACCACCAGGTGAGTCGGCATATGTTGAGAACAATCAATGACGAGGTCCATACCTTCCAGCAACTGGTTGATATTTTCAGGTTTCACCTGCAACAACAGGGGATAATGTTTAGTAAAAGGATTGCTGGACCACAGACGGCTGGCAGCCATCTTCGCCTTGTGCTTACGCAGATCCTGCATATGGTAAATAGGCTGACGATGCATATCTTCGTCAGTAATTACACCATAGTCAGCAATGCCGATTACACCCACACCACTTGCACTCAGGTATTGAATAACCGGGCTACCTAAACCTCCCGCACCTACAACCAGGATACGGCTTTCCTTCAGTTTTTCCTGCATAGCAGTGCCCATACCGGGAACGGCTATGGGATATCTAAAATGTGCTAATTCTTTTTCGATTAATGCCATTGAACAACCCCTTTTAAAAATAATAAATTAGTCCTGCGGGAATTCAAGTGTAAACTTGCTACCCTTGCCCACAGCGCTTTCTACCTTGATTTTTCCTTTGTGTGCATCGATGATGGCTTTTACATAGCTGAGACCCAGGCCGAAGCCTTTTACATTGTGTACGTTACCTGTATGTGCACGATAGAATTTTTCAAAGATACGTGAAATCGTATCACGACTCATCCCGATACCATTATCTGATACAGTGATGACAAGGCTCTTGCGGGTGCTGTAGGTAGAGATAATCACTTCCAGGTTCTCTTTGGAATACTTGATCGCATTGTCCAGCAGGTTAAAAATAACGTTGGAGAAATGTACGTCATCAGCCTGAATGATCGGGTTGATGGCATCCAGTCTCAGTTCAACGTGACCATTCTTGGAAGCCAGCTGCAGCTGTATATTTTCGACCGTATGCGTGATTACTTCATGCACATCGGTGGGTTGTAATTTTAATCCAATTTCGTTCTTTTCCAACAAGGCTGATTGCAGAATGCTTTCCACCTGTTTGTTCATACGTTTATTCTCTTCTTTGATGATACCGGAGAAGTAGCGGATCTTTTCTTTATTGTCCATGACCTTCTCATTGCCGATCGCATCGATGGCCAGCGAGATGGTGGCCAGCGGGGTTTTCAGCTCATGCGTCATGTTGTTGATGAAGTCAGATTTGATCTCGGAGATCTTCTTCTGGTTCAGCATGGTGCGGATGGTGAGTGCAAATGCAGTGATGATTACACCGGTAAAGAGAATACCACCGGCAACCATTTTTCCGAGAGACAGCAGGAAAGACATGTTATTGCGAGGTTGCAGTACCACCATGGTTTCCGTATTATCCGTCATGTATTCATAGCTACCTAACAGTGGCATGTATTTCACGAGGTAGTTTACACTATCCCGGGCTACAGCTGTGGCCATATTAGGGAAGCCGGCAGACTGCATTTTAATGCTGCTTTCGCCAAAGTTCCCTTTGCCTACGATCGCGAATTCAAAGGTGGTATCAAGCCCTTCGCGTTTCAGTCCGCTGATGAGCAGGTTTCTCACCTCTGCGGTCGTGAAGCGGTCACTGACAGCGATATTCAGGTCAAGTGTATTGAACTTATCGATCGTTAAACCTCTTTCGGTAGGCCTGACGCCGGGACCATTCATTTTCAGGCGAATTGCGGGACCGGAGCGTGCAAGCATTTCTTCCCGCACCCTATCAAGTACATTGATAGCGCGTTCTTCAATCTGCTCTCTGCGTACGATAGAGGCGTTATGGATCCAGCTAAACTGGATGTAAATGAGGCCCAGCAAGGATAGTGTAATTAACACCACAATGATGGGAAAGACTTTCTTCAGTGGTACCATTTCAGGATGCTCGTAAAGCGCACAATATACTCACATTCAGTGAGCGTTCCAGCGCTTATTTTGTTAAAACTGGATATTTGCTATAGCAACGTTAATATAAAATTAATACGCTAAAACCTTTTACCAGCTTGGATTACGCAAATAAATACCACTTTAACGTAATTTTAACTGGCCAAAGTCGTTTGTAATTCTCTTTCTTTACGTACATTTGCTATATCAAACTGGTACTAAATTTGATGTAACAGTTTAACAAACAAGCAATTTTAATTTTTCTACATACATCGACATGGATTCGTTCCATAAAGCGATTTAGATTTTGGTTGATAAAATGGTAAGGAGGCTTTCTAGCCTCCTTTATTTATTTTGCTGATGGCTACGCCATCAATAATAAAAAAATGCACGCCCTCCCTACTATACTTGCATTCAATTAGTTAAATTTGAGTAAGTGATAAAACTGAATGTGTATGGTAACCTTGTCGCCTGGAATATTGCTTATTTCTGACCCGTTCCTTAAAGATCCAAACTTCGCCCGCACCGTAGTACTACTCTGTGAGCACCAATCCAATAAAGGAAGTTTTGGCTTCGTCCTCAACAAACGTTTTGATCAAAATCTGCACGACCTCGTTCCAGACATATTGATTCCCAACATCCCTGTCTATTACGGAGGCCCGGTGCAGATAGACACCATCCACTTCGTTCATCAACAACCAGAACTCATCAAAGGTGGTTTCGAAATCATCAACGGTGTATACTGGGGTGGGGAATTTGATAAAGTTGTGAACCTGATCAATGCAGGCAAACTCGATATCAATAAGATCCGTTTCTTCATCGGCTATTCCGGTTGGAGTAGTGGACAGCTTGACAATGAATTAAATGAAAAAAGCTGGATACTTTCACCCAGCAATAAAGCCCTCATCTTCGATGAAAAAGATGAGAACATATGGAAACAAGCTTTAAAGAACCTGGGCAGTAACTTTGCCATCATGGCCAACTTCCCCATAGATCCATTATTAAATTAGCAACGTGTATACTGCACCGTTTGCCACTGATGAGCTGTAAATAGCTGGTTGTGGAAAAAAAAGAAAAAAAATATTTACAAGCCTAAAGACTCAGTTCCAACGACTAACGTTGTTGGCTGGATTTTAGTATCCCCCAACGACCACTCAGCACGAGGATATTTAAAAAAAATCAAATATCTTGCTTGAGCAAAATAGTAATGTAGTCAGAGCTATCTATTGTTGGTGACCCTGTTTATCAGTATTATGATTGGAAAAAGTGAACTAAACCGAAGTATAAACACCTATGAAGGACAAACCGATACACATGTTACGTATGCCTTCCTGGACTATAATTGAAACAACTAAAATATAATCACTTACCCTCTATTTCCGGTCAGGGGTTTGTGATAAATGTGACAGTTATACAATTAAAAAATCATTACATAATATAAGATATTCATTTTCATAGGAACAGGCCCAATTGCGGCTGTAGGATACTTGTATCCTGCGCGGCGTGGGTCCTGATTGTAAGACGCCCTGGCCAGTAATCTTACTGCGCTCCTTCAACAGGGTAATTATTAATTAGATTGGAATAGTTAGGACAAAACGAAGGCCGGGTAATCCTACCCGGCCTATTTCATTTATAGCTATTCGCTATTTCAGTTATATTGCTGATGCACCTTCTACAAGCACAGTCGCTTTATTCCTTAGTACTTCCACAAAACCACCTTCTATGTTATAGAATTCATTCTGTGACTTATCTTTCAGCACTTTCATTCTGCCCTTGCCCAATGCGGCAATCAACGGCGCGTGATTATTCAGCACTTCAAAAGAGCCGTCTATCCCTGGCAACTGTACGCCATACACTTCGCCAGAGTACAGTTTCTTTTCAGGTGTTAATACTTCTAATAACATATTAAAAGTTAAGGGTGATAAATGAATTAGTTCTTAGCTGCTTCCAGCAGTTTCTTACCTTTTTCGATAGCTGCTTCGATGTTACCTACCAGGTTGAATGCTGCTTCAGGATACTCATCAACTTCACCATCCATGATCATGTTGAAACCTTTGATAGTTTCTTCGATCGGAACCAGTACACCTTTCAGACCAGTAAACTGCTCTGCTACGTGGAAAGGCTGTGACAGGAAACGCTGTACACGACGTGCACGGCTAACTGTGAGTTTATCTTCGTCGCTCAATTCATCCATACCAAGGATCGCAATGATATCCTGCAGTTCTTTATAACGTTGCAGAATCATCTTCACACGCTGTGCACAGTTGTAGTGTGCTTCACCTACGATAGAAGGAGAAAGAATACGTGATGTAGAATCCAGTGGACTCACCGCAGGATAAATACCAAGGTCAGAGATCTTACGATCCAATACCGTAGTAGCATCCAGGTGCGCAAAGGTTGTAGCCGGAGCAGGGTCAGTCAAGTCATCCGCAGGTACATACACCGCCTGTACAGAAGTGATGGAACCATTCTTGGTTGAAGTGATACGCTCCTGCATCAGACCCATCTCTGTAGCCAGTGTAGGCTGATAACCCACCGCAGAAGGCATACGACCTAACAGTGCGGATACTTCAGAACCTGCCTGTGTGAAACGGAAGATGTTGTCAACGAAGAACAGGATATCTTTACCACCACCTGCAGTACCATCTCCATCACGGAAATATTCTGCAATAGTCAGACCAGACAATGCAACACGTGCACGGGCACCAGGAGGTTCGTTCATCTGACCAAAGATAAATGTAGCCTGAGATTGTTTCAGTTGTTCTTTATCAACAGCTGCCAGATCCCATCCACCATGTTCCATGGATTCAACGAATTTCTCACCATATTTAACGATACCAGCTTCGATCATTTCACGCATCAGGTCATTACCTTCACGGGTACGCTCACCCACACCTGCAAACACAGACAAACCTTCGTAACCTTTCGCAATGTTGTTGATCAGCTCCTGGATCAATACTGTTTTACCTACACCAGCACCACCGAACAATCCAATCTTACCACCTTTTGCATATGGTTCGATCAGGTCAATTACTTTGATACCGGTAAATAATACTTCTGTATCTGTAGCCAGATCCTCGAAACGAGGAGGCTTACGGTGAATAGGATAACCATTTGTAGTATCAATATCCCCCAGACCGTCAATAGCCTCACCTACCACGTTGAACAAGCGACCCTTAATACCATCGCCCACCGGCATTTTAATAGGAGCACCCTTGTCTGTTACCACCATTCCTCTCACGAAACCGTCTGTAGAGTCCATTGCAACGCAACGAACACTATCTTCGCCAAGGTGCTGCTGAACTTCCAGCACTACCTTCTGACCATTTTCGCGGGTAATTTCCAGTGCATTGTAGATTTCGGGTAGCTTCCCGTCGAAGTGGACGTCCACCACTGGACCGATAATTTGCTTGATCTTACCTGTGTTAGGCATATTTTTAAGAGGTTTATAAATGCTTAAAATGAGCGGTTTGTTAATTTTGCCGCAAAGGTAACAGTTAATAGGGGAAATTCAAAATACCGTGGATATTCCGCCGAAATTCCCCTTTTAAACGTGGCTTTGCGCTAATTATGTTAGACATAATTATTATGCATTCTCAGGTGTAAAAATAACAGGTCCAAGCCATTTGTCATGCATGATTGTCATCATTCTTATCCACATATAGAATCATACAAATGTTAGCATTATGCTAAAACCAGCCCCACAAAACCATTAAAACCCGCTACAGCTCAGCATTTAAGTAATCCGGCACAGGATTTGTTTTTATTATATCAAGCTAAATTCTGACACCGCGAACATCCGAAAATGAATGCAGCAGGCCAGCCTAAGCCACCAATAACACTTGATCAACTGTTATACACTACTCATTCGTAAACTATTAAATTTCAATTGATTCCTTTACTGCTGTAGAACTAAATCCTATACATTAAAGTAATCAGCCGCCAAAAAGATTACATATATGAAAAACATTAAACGATATATTTTCACAATAGCAATAGCAGCCTCCTTTGCTGCACTCCCCGGTATGTCCTGTGTAGCTGCCCGCCCTCCACAAGACTTTCAGGTTTCTAATGGCGGCTTCTACGATGCCCTTAGCCCTTATGGCCGCTGGGTCAATTATGGAGGTTACGGTGACTGCTGGATTCCAAATGCCGGACCTGATTTCCAACCCTATTCTACCAATGGTCACTGGGTATACACTGACTATGGCTGGACCTGGATGTCTGATTACGATTGGGGATGGGCTCCTTTCCACTACGGTCGCTGGACATATGACGACTATTATGGCTGGATCTGGATCCCAGGTTACGAATGGGGACCTGCATGGGTGAGCTGGAGAAACAGTACCGATTATTATGGCTGGGCACCTTTAGGTCCTGGTATGAGCATCGGCGTGAGTGTGAATATTCCCGTATCCTACTGGTCATTCGTACCCTGCCAGTACATTACCAACGCTTATGTAAGCCGATATTATGTACCTCATAATAATAGAGTAGAAGTTTATAACCGTACTACCATCATTAATAATACAACTATTATTAATAACCGCACCTACTACCGTGGCCCTGCCACCAGGGATGTAGAACGCTATACCAGGACAAACATCCGTCCAATGCGTGTGGAAAACAGTGATCGCCCAGGTCGTGGTTCAATAGGTAATGACCAGGTACGTGTATACCGTCCTAACCCAAATGACTTACGTCAGGGTCAGCAGAACCGGAACTTCTCCAGCGGTAACGGTAATAACAGGAATAACTTCGATAGACCTAATAGTCCGAATAATAATAACAACGTTCCTAACAGGGTTGATAACAGGAATAATAACGTTCCTAACAGGGGCAATAATAACAATAATAACAACCTCCCTAACAGGAATGATAATAACAATAACAACGTCCCTAACAGGGTCGATAATAGAAACAATAATAATAACACAAACAACATTAACAATGACCGGAACGACAATCGCAATTCTGACAGGGGCCTTGACAGGAATAACAATTCTAACAGGCCTGATCGTACCTCGCCTTCAACGCCTACGCCCAATACCAGTACGCGCACGCAGGTAAATGACCAGCAACGTATCCAGCAGCAGCAACAGCAGGAACGTGTTCGTCAACAGCAGCAGCAACAACGTGTTCAGCAGCAGCAAAATCAACAAAGGATACAGCAACAACAGCAACAGCAAAGGACTCAACAGGAACAACAACAGCGTATCCAGCAACAACAACAGCAGCAAAGAGCGCAACAGGAACAACAGCAGAGAGTTCAACAACAGCAACAACAACAACGTACCCAGCAGCAGCAACAGCAGCAAAGAGTGCAGCCACAGCCACAGCAGCAAAGGGTACAGCAACAACAGGCACAACAGCAATCCCAACCTTCCCGTACTGCTCCACGCAGAACTGAAAGGTAATATTGCCAGACTTTAATTATCAGAGACCATAAACCTCCCGATATATTTCATTGCTGACTTTTGAAAAGGTATGTTCCTCCTGGAACATACCTTTCTGCATTAAGATCAATTGTAATGGCTCCCAACCTTCCCTGTAAGGAGGCTGTAAATAAGGTGTGGAAAATGCAGCAAAACCCAGCGCTTCATAAAACCGGATCCGCCGCTGCGCATTAAGAGTATGCGGTAACTCGGTTTCTAATACTAACCGACCAAATCGCTCAAATAATAAGGTAATCACCTTCGTACCCATCCCCTGCCCTCTCATAGCAGGATCGATCGCAAAATGCTCTATAAACGTGAAATCAGTCAGTCCCCAACAAAACACAAACCCCACAAACCTTGCCCCCTCCATCACCTTCAGCAACTGCAATGCCCCCTCCACCAGCAACCGCTGTTGCGCAGGCAAAGGCCGCCGCTCCTCCTCAGGAAAGGCTGCCTCATACAATGCATTAACTTCAGGTGAAATAATTTTTGTGTGCTGGAACGATAACATGTCCCAAAGATAATTACTTATCCGGCGTACATTTAAAAGGATCCGGGTTAACTGGATCTACTACTTTATTTACAGCCCAGCAAAAATTCATAGACTGACTCGTAATACTCACTAACTTAATAACTACCTTCTGCCCCTTCCTGCTATCCGCCGCTCTCACCGACTTCGTCCCCTTCGCCCCTATATCACTGATAGTATACTGCTCTGTCTTAAATACTTCTCCATTTCCTCTCTGATACTCTACCGACACCACCACATTATCAACCACAAACTCCGTCTGGTTCTTCACAATAACATCCAGATCCTTTATCCCTCCCAGGAAACCAGTTCTGTAATCACTATTCGTCACCGCAATAAACTGCTTCCAGTTCTTTCTATAATAGATCCTGGGATCTACAAACTGCCCCTGGCTATTCTGCCGCTCCCTCACCTCTGCCCTGTCCGCAATCTGTTGCGCAGTATTACTACTCATGTCTAATGACTGCCTCAAATGACGATTCTCATTATTCAACCGTTCATTCTCTGCCAATATCTTCTTTACCCGCTGCTGCTGCCGGGAATAACTCATCACGAGAAAAATACCTAGAAAAATGATGATGATAATATATCCTACATTCCGTTTCATAACGGACTTATCTGAAAAAATGATGCCAGTGATAATATCACCCACTCCTTAAACGCAAACTAAATCTTCCCTCCTCTCTATATACCAGTATCTCTTTCCTCACGCTAAATTTGGCCTTTTGAAGAATAAATGTTCCCCCCATCAATTCTTAGAAGCTAATATATATTTACCAATCGTTATTTTTGCACCTCTAAATCTCCCCTATGGAACTTGTGATTGTAAATGATAAACACACAGCAAAGCAGTTTTTAGACGTTCATGTGCTGCTGAATAAAGATATTCCCGGATGGGTTCGTCCCCTGGATAAAGATATCAACGCGGTGTTTGATACGAAAAAGAACAAGGCATTCCGTCACGGAGAGTTGATCCGCTGGGTGCTGAAGGATGATAATGGCAAACTGATAGGCCGTATCGCCGCTTTTGTAAATAAGAAATATAAGAGCAAGGGAGATACCCAACCAACAGGTGGTATAGGCTTCTTCGATGCGATCAATGATCAGAAAGCTGCCAACTTCCTCTTTGACCATGCCCGTGACTGGCTGAAAGAAAGAGGAATGGAAGCCATGGATGGCCCTATCAACTTCGGTGAAAGAAACAACTGGTGGGGATTGCTGGTAGAAGGCTTTCACGAGCCGTTATATGCTATGAACTTCAATCCGCCATACTATAAGCAACTAATGGAAAATTATGGTTTCCTGCCATTCTTCCACCAGCATTGCTATGGTCGGGATGTGAAAGAGCGCGTGCAGGAAAAGTTTTATAACCGCCACGCCGCTATGGCAGCAGATCCTGCATTCTCTTCCAGCCACCTCAAAAAGAACCGGATGGAAAAGTATGTAAAAGACTTTGTGCATGTGTATAATAAAGCCTGGGCAGGCCACGGTGGTAATAAGGAGATGGGCTTCCAGCAGGCCATGAAGTTGTTTAAACAGATGAAACCTGTGATGGATGAAAAAATCATATGGTTCATTTATCACAACAATGAACCTATCGGCGCCTGGTTGAACCTGCCTTCCCTGAATGAGTATTTCAAACACTTGAATGGTAAATTTGGTCCCTTACAGATACTCAAACTCCTCTGGTTAAAGATGACCCGGGGTACCAAAACTTTTACAGGGATCTTATTTGGTATAGTACCTGAATTTCAGGGAACAGGTGCAGATGCTTACCTGGTACTGGAAGGTGGCGCTATTATCCAGAACAAGCTGAAATATGAAAAATACGAGATGCAATGGATTGGCGACTTCAATCCTAAAATGATCAATATGGCAGAAGGGCTGGGAACAACTATCACCCGTAGGTTAACGACTTACCGTTATCTTTTTGACAGAACCAAAGAATTCAAACGTCACCCACTACTCTGAGTTAACATACAAACGGCCTCCCTGAAAAGGAGGCCGTTTTAATTATAATACCTTTACACCCGCAGGAGGTAAATGTCTGATAATAGTGTTGTAAATATCTCTTTCCCTGAAAGGCTTCAACATACAATCATTAAATCCTAAATCTCTATACCGGCTATTCTCCGTAATCGTAATATCTGCAGTAATAGCCAGCACTGGTACGCTGGCTTTCGCCACATCCCTATCCTCCCTGATTTTCTTCACGACCTCCACCCCTGTCATCCCCGGCATCTGTACATCCAGCAGCACCAGGTCATAATCGTGCAAAGAGAATAATTTATACGCTTCAATACCATCTGCAGCCTTATCAAAATTACATTTCCAACGGCTCAGAATATGTGTAAGTAATAACAAATTCATCTCCTGGTCATCCGCCACCAGAACATGCCTGCCTTCCATAAAACTACCGGTCATATCCTCCAGCTCCCTGCGCGTAATCAAGGTCATACGAGCATCCGATACCTGGTATAAAATTTCAAATGCAAAAGTGCTGCCTTTGCCTGGCGTACTCTCAACATTTAAATTTGTACCATGCAGGTGCAGAATATGCTGAATAATAGCTAACCCTAATCCCGTTCCACTCATCAACCCCATTTGCGGAGGACGTGCTACACTATAAAATCCGAATAAATGAGGAAGCATGTTTATAGGAATACCTATACCGGTATCTTTAACCTCTACTCTTACCCACACTTTATCTTCAGCAGTTTTTGACACACGCAGTATAACCTGTATACCTCCCTGCGTGGTATACCTGATGGCGTTTTCCACCAGGTGTAGTATCACCTGTTTCAGACGTTGTTCATCACCCTGTACACGCAAATATTGATCGCCTTCATAAAGCGCATCAAAGTACAATCCTTTTTCCAAAGCAGCTTTTCGCTGCTCTTCAGTTACTGCATGAAAGGCAGCGTAGACTTCAAAAGGGTGTGCATTCAATTGCACCTCACCTTTTGCCAGGTTATATACTTCCTGTGCATTGTTCATAATGCGCAACAGCGTACTGGCAGCATGTTCAATAGAATACATGAATTCACGTTGTTCCTTATCCAGTATGGTATGAGAAAGCTGTTCACTCATGCCGATGATAGCATTGAGTGGTGTGCGCATTTCCCTGTTGAAATTTGTAATCATATCCAGCTTGCCTTTCATAGAATCAGACAAGGCAGATTGTGCATTTTTTAATTGCATCCGCAGGCGATAGATCATGACAATAACGCCACCGGCTATTAATAGAAATAATAGTGCTATGGTAATGGCAATAATACTATCGGGGGATTGCACCAGAAGGGGTACAATACATGAGGTCAACCTGGGTGCGACCATCCGCGACATCATAAGAAATTGAAATATTAAAATGATTGCTTACTACACGATAATTATGGTCCGTTCTGTGGTGCTTTAGCTGATATTAAGTTAGTGATTTATTTAATTATGGCCAATTCATTGCTGAGAGTGCCAGGCAAAAAAGAAAAATCTTCCATGCTGCCGCAATCCTTTCTCAAATTCCCTCATTTCCCCATCTCTACTTCTCAAAATAAAGTTATATTTATTCAGCTTTATTCAGCGATCATTATGCTAACTTGTTTGTATCTATGTCCAGCTTCTTTTCGGCCAGTTCCGAAAACTCCACAACCGTCCCACCTGCGGGATCATTCAGATTGCAGGTCCTCAAAATGATGGGAAGCATCCTGCTATTCTTCATCACCTATGGTCTTCTGCTCATCTATGCAGGTATACTCGCCGCCATTTTTCTCTGGGCCGGCGTCAGTCTTATCATGTTCGCCCCGCTCCACCCCATCACTATCTTATCTATATTCCTGTTCATCGCAGGACTGGGAATAATTTTCATGGGTATTATGCAGGTGTTGTTCCTGATCAAATTCCTCTTTACCCGCCAGCACCAGGACCTTTCACTCCGCATTCCCATCACCCGCAAAGAACAGCCGGCACTCTTCGACTGCCTCCAACAAATTGCGCGATCGACCAAAACCCGCTTCCCTAAAAAGGTGTACCTCGCCCCCGGTGTAAATGCCGCAGTCATTTATCCGGTAAAATTCCTGAACATGTTCTGGCCTGTCGGCAAAAAACTGGAAATAGGTTTAGGACTTGTCAACAGTCTGAACGTAAGTGAATTCAGCATGGCCATTGCACACGAATTCGGCCATTTTTCACAACGTAGTATGAAACTGGCCAGCTATGTTTACACCGTAAACAGGATGATCTACAACATGCTCTACGAAAACCAGAGCTGGCACAAAACCATGAGCTGGATTTCCAGCAGGTGGATCGTATTTGCTCTTCTGGCCCGCATCAATCTCCGGATCGTAAGCGATATACAAAAAGCATTACGACTCATGTACGGCATGGTCAACAGACAGTACATGCGCCTGAGAAGAGAAATGGAATTTCATGCAGATGCAGTCGCACTGACAGTAGCTGGTACAGATGCAGCCATTTCCGCCATGCGCAGGCTGGAAATAAGTGGGTTCTTTTATGAGCATTGTTTGCTGCAACTTCCTGAAATGGCACGACAGCAACGTCGCTTTGGAAATATATATGAAGTACACAGGTCATTGATCCGCCTATATGCCTCCCAACACGAAATAGCACTGGACGCACACCAGTTACCGCTGGTGACAGATAATTACTTTAGTTCATTCCTGCTAAGCAGGATACAATTACCCGATCAATGGGCCACACATCCTTCCCGCCAAGAACGGGAACAACGTTACATGGCAGCGAATATCCGCAAAGCCATTAAAGGAGAAAGTGCATGGCACCTATTTCAACATGCAGAAGAGCTGCAGGAGCGAATGTCCTCCTTACTCAGTCAATCTTTTATTCAGCCATCTGCTGAATATGTACCCTATCCGGTGGAAAACTTCATCGCAGAAACTGCCACCCGAATCAAAGATTACTCAATGCCGGCGATTTTCAATGAGTATTATGACAATCGCCCATTGCCAATT
This Chitinophaga sancti DNA region includes the following protein-coding sequences:
- a CDS encoding DUF6600 domain-containing protein, producing the protein MKNIKRYIFTIAIAASFAALPGMSCVAARPPQDFQVSNGGFYDALSPYGRWVNYGGYGDCWIPNAGPDFQPYSTNGHWVYTDYGWTWMSDYDWGWAPFHYGRWTYDDYYGWIWIPGYEWGPAWVSWRNSTDYYGWAPLGPGMSIGVSVNIPVSYWSFVPCQYITNAYVSRYYVPHNNRVEVYNRTTIINNTTIINNRTYYRGPATRDVERYTRTNIRPMRVENSDRPGRGSIGNDQVRVYRPNPNDLRQGQQNRNFSSGNGNNRNNFDRPNSPNNNNNVPNRVDNRNNNVPNRGNNNNNNNLPNRNDNNNNNVPNRVDNRNNNNNTNNINNDRNDNRNSDRGLDRNNNSNRPDRTSPSTPTPNTSTRTQVNDQQRIQQQQQQERVRQQQQQQRVQQQQNQQRIQQQQQQQRTQQEQQQRIQQQQQQQRAQQEQQQRVQQQQQQQRTQQQQQQQRVQPQPQQQRVQQQQAQQQSQPSRTAPRRTER
- a CDS encoding GNAT family N-acetyltransferase; protein product: MLSFQHTKIISPEVNALYEAAFPEEERRPLPAQQRLLVEGALQLLKVMEGARFVGFVFCWGLTDFTFIEHFAIDPAMRGQGMGTKVITLLFERFGRLVLETELPHTLNAQRRIRFYEALGFAAFSTPYLQPPYREGWEPLQLILMQKGMFQEEHTFSKVSNEIYREVYGL
- a CDS encoding ATP-binding protein — encoded protein: MMSRMVAPRLTSCIVPLLVQSPDSIIAITIALLFLLIAGGVIVMIYRLRMQLKNAQSALSDSMKGKLDMITNFNREMRTPLNAIIGMSEQLSHTILDKEQREFMYSIEHAASTLLRIMNNAQEVYNLAKGEVQLNAHPFEVYAAFHAVTEEQRKAALEKGLYFDALYEGDQYLRVQGDEQRLKQVILHLVENAIRYTTQGGIQVILRVSKTAEDKVWVRVEVKDTGIGIPINMLPHLFGFYSVARPPQMGLMSGTGLGLAIIQHILHLHGTNLNVESTPGKGSTFAFEILYQVSDARMTLITRRELEDMTGSFMEGRHVLVADDQEMNLLLLTHILSRWKCNFDKAADGIEAYKLFSLHDYDLVLLDVQMPGMTGVEVVKKIREDRDVAKASVPVLAITADITITENSRYRDLGFNDCMLKPFRERDIYNTIIRHLPPAGVKVL
- a CDS encoding M48 family metallopeptidase; translation: MSSFFSASSENSTTVPPAGSFRLQVLKMMGSILLFFITYGLLLIYAGILAAIFLWAGVSLIMFAPLHPITILSIFLFIAGLGIIFMGIMQVLFLIKFLFTRQHQDLSLRIPITRKEQPALFDCLQQIARSTKTRFPKKVYLAPGVNAAVIYPVKFLNMFWPVGKKLEIGLGLVNSLNVSEFSMAIAHEFGHFSQRSMKLASYVYTVNRMIYNMLYENQSWHKTMSWISSRWIVFALLARINLRIVSDIQKALRLMYGMVNRQYMRLRREMEFHADAVALTVAGTDAAISAMRRLEISGFFYEHCLLQLPEMARQQRRFGNIYEVHRSLIRLYASQHEIALDAHQLPLVTDNYFSSFLLSRIQLPDQWATHPSRQEREQRYMAANIRKAIKGESAWHLFQHAEELQERMSSLLSQSFIQPSAEYVPYPVENFIAETATRIKDYSMPAIFNEYYDNRPLPILPEGNITPLSDEQMATLSVSTLYAENKVQRLRAYFRDMQDADTLHAIQEGHIKTRYFEFEGKQYPVTAAGKVRAKLQSSIRQDTEWLLAHDTLAIKYHYTIIFKKDPAYAQKLLEQYHTLLEHQATCWQLNDIVARILHTISSLFSEQGLTVVSAQPYFDSLVDEGALLKKILLRLKQIPEVTTGWEKTLQEKISHFLRYNYNYINGNEPIMEEITNLHEISTTVMDQYNNCIILMKKAWLEAVL